One part of the Sporomusaceae bacterium genome encodes these proteins:
- the rpsI gene encoding 30S ribosomal protein S9 → MAIVNYYGTGRRKTSIARVRLVAGEGNIVVNGRPLDQYFGLKTLELIVKQPLNVADVLGKYDVIAKVEGGGPTGQAGAVRHGIARALLRVDGEYRPALKKAGLLTRDPREKERRKYGLKKARKASQFSKR, encoded by the coding sequence ATGGCAATAGTCAACTATTACGGCACCGGCCGCAGGAAGACTTCGATCGCCAGGGTCCGCCTGGTGGCGGGCGAAGGCAATATCGTCGTCAACGGCCGTCCGCTGGATCAATATTTCGGTCTCAAGACCCTCGAGCTGATCGTCAAACAGCCGCTGAACGTCGCCGATGTTCTCGGCAAGTACGACGTAATCGCCAAGGTCGAGGGCGGCGGCCCTACCGGCCAGGCAGGCGCTGTCCGTCACGGCATCGCCCGCGCGCTTCTCAGGGTGGACGGCGAATATCGCCCGGCCCTCAAGAAAGCAGGCCTCCTCACCCGCGACCCGCGTGAGAAGGAACGCCGCAAGTACGGCCTCAAAAAGGCCCGCAAGGCTTCCCAGTTCTCCAAACGTTAA
- the amrA gene encoding AmmeMemoRadiSam system protein A yields the protein MGSESAPVALARQSLTHYLAAHEYLPTPAGLPDELKARAGVFVSLKKRGELRGCIGTFGPTQPDIAAEIIHNAVSAGTQDPRFWPVEADELPELDISVDILSAPERVDGLADLDPKKYGVIVRHGRRSGLLLPDLTGVDTVEEQVGIAMQKAGIAAGEEIELYRFSVTRYGKE from the coding sequence ATGGGCAGTGAAAGCGCGCCGGTCGCGCTGGCGCGGCAGAGTCTGACGCATTACCTCGCCGCGCATGAGTATCTCCCGACGCCGGCGGGGCTGCCGGACGAGCTTAAGGCTCGGGCGGGGGTGTTCGTTTCGCTTAAGAAGCGCGGCGAGCTGCGCGGTTGTATCGGCACTTTCGGCCCCACCCAGCCGGATATCGCCGCCGAGATCATCCATAACGCGGTGAGCGCGGGCACCCAGGATCCCCGCTTCTGGCCGGTGGAGGCCGACGAGCTGCCTGAACTGGATATTTCGGTGGATATATTGTCCGCGCCTGAGCGGGTGGACGGGCTGGCCGACCTCGACCCGAAGAAGTACGGCGTTATCGTTCGCCACGGGCGACGGTCGGGTCTGCTGCTCCCCGACCTCACGGGGGTCGATACGGTGGAGGAGCAGGTGGGTATCGCGATGCAGAAGGCGGGGATAGCGGCCGGCGAGGAGATCGAGCTGTACCGCTTTTCGGTGACAAGGTACGGCAAGGAGTGA
- the amrB gene encoding AmmeMemoRadiSam system protein B encodes MKNLVGCALMPHPPIMVPEVGGTELAKIRATVEAARAAAAALAAKNPQTVILITPHGAVFGDAVSVSVHPRLKGNLASFGVPEVTLGFETDGLLVRHILRKAERLGINVIELTDDVAKTYRLSLQLDHGALIPLYYLHKAGFRGQLVHIAMGMLPYEEMYTFGKAVQAAVGMMDKRVAVIASGDLSHRLTPDAPAGFSPKGAEFDRRVVAAVGDLDVKALLSMDEGLIEEAGECGLRPIYFLMGVLGGLEARSRVLSYEGPFGVGYAVALFAVEEGKRDGQ; translated from the coding sequence GTGAAGAATCTGGTCGGTTGCGCCCTCATGCCCCACCCGCCGATTATGGTGCCGGAAGTGGGCGGGACCGAGCTGGCGAAGATCAGGGCAACGGTGGAGGCGGCCCGGGCGGCGGCCGCAGCACTGGCTGCGAAGAATCCGCAGACCGTCATCCTGATTACGCCCCACGGCGCGGTGTTCGGGGACGCGGTCAGCGTCAGCGTCCATCCCCGCCTCAAGGGGAACCTGGCCAGTTTCGGGGTGCCTGAGGTGACGCTCGGGTTCGAGACGGACGGGCTGCTGGTGCGCCATATCCTCCGCAAGGCGGAGCGCCTGGGCATCAATGTGATCGAGCTGACCGACGACGTTGCCAAGACGTACCGCTTGTCGCTGCAGCTTGACCATGGCGCTCTCATACCGCTATATTATCTTCACAAGGCCGGCTTCCGGGGGCAGTTGGTCCATATCGCCATGGGCATGCTCCCGTACGAGGAGATGTATACTTTCGGCAAGGCGGTGCAGGCGGCTGTCGGCATGATGGACAAGCGGGTGGCGGTGATCGCTTCCGGCGATCTGTCCCACCGCCTTACCCCCGACGCGCCGGCAGGCTTCAGCCCCAAGGGGGCGGAGTTCGACCGCCGGGTGGTCGCGGCGGTCGGCGACCTGGATGTGAAGGCGCTGCTCAGTATGGACGAAGGGCTGATTGAGGAGGCCGGCGAATGCGGTCTGCGGCCTATCTATTTCCTGATGGGGGTGCTGGGCGGACTGGAGGCGCGCAGCAGGGTGCTGTCGTATGAGGGCCCGTTCGGTGTGGGCTATGCGGTGGCGCTGTTCGCGGTGGAGGAGGGGAAGCGCGATGGGCAGTGA
- a CDS encoding N-acetylmuramoyl-L-alanine amidase, producing MWLVSLRRRSLGVAAVIGVVAAVALNLLAANIPSPDDIADADLAALAGRVVTVDPGHGGVDSGAKYFGLLEKELTLAISLRLAEKLRQSGATVVLTREADIDYYTRGKGGKRNDLTRRVEIINASGAAAFVSIHTNAIRGGRWSGAEVYYCPGRAENKLLAETMQRALKDFPPGNKRQAKEDSDILVLKDTNIPGVLVETGFLSNPREAALLADAAYQENLVGQIARALAYHFSHNVAR from the coding sequence ATGTGGCTGGTGAGCCTGAGGCGGCGCAGTCTGGGGGTGGCGGCGGTTATCGGGGTGGTGGCGGCGGTGGCGTTAAATCTGCTGGCGGCAAACATCCCCAGCCCCGACGATATCGCCGACGCCGATCTGGCCGCGCTGGCGGGGCGGGTGGTGACGGTCGACCCCGGCCACGGCGGCGTGGACAGTGGCGCCAAGTACTTCGGCCTGCTGGAGAAGGAGCTTACTCTGGCCATTTCCCTGCGGCTGGCGGAGAAGCTCCGCCAGAGCGGAGCGACGGTGGTGCTGACCCGCGAGGCGGATATCGATTACTATACCCGCGGCAAGGGCGGCAAGCGCAACGACCTGACCAGACGGGTGGAGATTATCAACGCTTCGGGGGCGGCAGCCTTTGTAAGCATCCATACAAATGCCATCCGCGGCGGACGCTGGTCGGGGGCCGAGGTTTATTACTGTCCGGGCAGGGCGGAGAATAAGCTGCTGGCGGAAACGATGCAGCGGGCGCTGAAGGATTTTCCCCCTGGGAATAAACGCCAGGCCAAGGAGGATTCGGATATTTTGGTGTTGAAGGATACCAACATTCCCGGTGTGCTGGTGGAAACGGGCTTTTTGAGCAATCCCCGCGAGGCGGCTCTGCTGGCCGACGCCGCTTATCAGGAGAATTTGGTCGGACAGATTGCCAGGGCGCTGGCGTATCATTTCAGCCATAATGTGGCAAGATAA
- a CDS encoding biosynthetic peptidoglycan transglycosylase — translation MRNGKLWLFLIIVFVAAFAWAGGGGLLPQFAAPKMPVVKADADSAWTRVYRVFALKSAVAATIDRKNYIPLKDIPLTMQQAIIAVEDHRFYRHIGLDIEGILRAALVNLQRGAIEEGASTITQQLIKNLFLTTEQTWGRKFEEVVLALDMELRYSKEEILEIYLNSIYYGSGAKGIGQASKIYFAKKPAGLTLAESALLAGLPNAPSLYSPYVDLEAARQRQAVVLSAMARHNYIGPTTAQEARQAPLRLAK, via the coding sequence ATGCGCAACGGCAAACTCTGGCTATTCCTCATAATCGTCTTCGTCGCCGCCTTCGCCTGGGCGGGGGGCGGCGGCCTCCTGCCCCAGTTCGCCGCGCCCAAAATGCCGGTCGTCAAAGCCGACGCCGACAGCGCCTGGACGCGGGTCTACCGCGTCTTCGCCCTCAAAAGCGCCGTGGCCGCCACCATCGACCGCAAAAACTACATCCCCCTCAAAGACATCCCCCTTACCATGCAACAGGCCATCATCGCCGTCGAAGACCACCGCTTCTACCGCCATATCGGCCTCGACATCGAGGGCATCCTGCGGGCCGCCCTCGTCAACCTCCAGCGCGGCGCCATCGAAGAAGGGGCCAGCACCATCACCCAGCAGCTGATCAAAAACCTCTTCCTGACCACCGAGCAAACCTGGGGCCGGAAATTCGAAGAGGTCGTCCTGGCCCTGGACATGGAACTGCGCTACTCAAAGGAAGAAATCCTCGAAATCTATCTCAACAGCATCTACTACGGCTCGGGCGCCAAGGGCATCGGCCAGGCGAGCAAAATCTACTTCGCCAAAAAACCGGCCGGACTTACCCTGGCCGAAAGCGCCCTCCTCGCCGGGCTGCCCAACGCCCCGTCGCTCTATTCCCCCTACGTCGACCTGGAGGCCGCCAGACAGCGCCAGGCGGTCGTCCTAAGCGCCATGGCCCGCCACAACTACATCGGCCCCACGACAGCCCAGGAGGCCAGACAGGCGCCGCTCAGGCTGGCAAAATAA